One Thiobacillus sp. genomic region harbors:
- a CDS encoding DUF3987 domain-containing protein has translation MSAPDLYGALRKACDEVGIVFKPVPTDGRWHETDIEGDRRGKGDGRIKLFADGQGGTVANWKTGGPVTFFVDDGRELSDAERQERERKRREAIRQAEQAEARRREEAAKKSLACWKAGSQVGEAHPYLGRKGVQPTATLREIEATRAAGLLGYTPKAEGQPLTGRLLLAPVKIGGKLTSLEMIDETGRKSALAGGAKAGGFWATEALPKGDGEGVTILIGEGVSTCLSASQATGHLAMAALSCNNLGAVAQAMRARYPKARLCILADLGNGQEHAEHAARLVGGALALPDFGPERPEGATDFNDLHQLGGAEAVAGQIGLALAQVNTKAPPQPKKTNLGDSGRPFIKTQERRLEFRPLQREIDPATRYPAEALGELLGGAARVLHETVRAPLAICAQSVLGAAALAVQAHADVKLDGRRIPLSLFLASLAESGDRKSAVDRLALYPVLRREKRLIDEYEPRRRDYDRELDAWKASRADALRSGGKERNKAAIAHALAEVGDEPEPPLAPVLLCGEPTLEGLAKLLMVGQPSMGLFSAEGGQFIGGHGMNADNALKTSAGLSSLWDGTPLDRVRAGDGASKLYGRRVSAHLMMQPRVAAALLGSELINEQGLLARFLICQPDSLAGSRAYVEGNPEDAPEIRTYTGRLLTLLEAPLPIGEGARNELAPRDLPLSPPARRLWIEFHNAVEVELVGEFAPIKAFAAKAAEHVLRLAGVLALVEDLGAAEIDEETLGRAIVLGQFYLAEALRLVGSAQADPELMAAQRLYDWLIQHGKGSITLVEIYRNGPAHVRSASRARELLRVLELHGHVSALPGGLEYEGTTRREAYRVHREGEA, from the coding sequence ATGAGCGCCCCCGACCTGTACGGCGCTTTGCGCAAGGCTTGCGACGAGGTGGGCATCGTCTTCAAGCCGGTCCCCACCGATGGCCGTTGGCATGAAACCGATATCGAGGGCGACCGGCGCGGCAAGGGCGATGGGCGAATCAAGCTCTTCGCCGATGGCCAGGGCGGGACTGTCGCCAACTGGAAGACCGGCGGACCTGTGACTTTCTTTGTGGACGATGGCCGCGAGCTGTCCGACGCGGAACGCCAGGAGCGGGAGCGCAAGCGGCGCGAGGCCATCCGCCAGGCGGAACAGGCAGAGGCCCGGCGCCGGGAGGAAGCCGCGAAAAAGTCCCTAGCCTGCTGGAAGGCGGGCAGCCAGGTAGGCGAAGCCCACCCCTACCTGGGCCGAAAGGGCGTGCAACCCACCGCCACCCTACGCGAGATCGAGGCCACCCGCGCGGCGGGGCTGCTGGGCTACACACCCAAGGCCGAAGGCCAGCCGTTAACCGGCCGCCTACTGCTGGCCCCGGTGAAGATCGGCGGCAAGCTCACCAGCTTGGAAATGATCGACGAGACCGGCCGTAAAAGCGCCCTGGCCGGCGGCGCCAAGGCGGGCGGATTCTGGGCAACTGAGGCCCTGCCAAAAGGCGACGGCGAAGGCGTCACCATCCTGATCGGGGAAGGGGTTTCCACCTGTTTATCGGCCAGCCAGGCGACGGGCCACCTTGCCATGGCCGCCCTGAGCTGCAACAACCTGGGCGCCGTGGCCCAGGCCATGCGCGCGCGCTACCCGAAAGCCCGGCTCTGCATCCTGGCGGACCTGGGCAACGGCCAGGAGCACGCCGAACACGCCGCGCGCCTGGTGGGCGGCGCCCTGGCCCTGCCCGACTTCGGACCCGAACGGCCGGAGGGGGCGACGGACTTCAATGATTTGCACCAGCTTGGGGGCGCCGAGGCCGTCGCGGGCCAAATAGGCCTCGCTTTGGCCCAGGTGAATACCAAAGCCCCACCCCAGCCCAAAAAAACGAACCTGGGCGATTCTGGAAGGCCGTTCATCAAGACCCAGGAACGCCGGCTGGAGTTTCGGCCATTGCAGCGGGAGATTGACCCCGCCACCCGCTACCCGGCGGAGGCCCTGGGCGAGCTGCTGGGCGGCGCTGCACGCGTCCTGCATGAAACCGTGCGCGCGCCCCTGGCCATATGCGCCCAAAGCGTGCTGGGCGCGGCGGCCCTGGCCGTGCAAGCCCATGCAGACGTGAAGCTGGATGGCCGGCGCATTCCCCTATCGCTGTTCCTGGCCAGCCTGGCGGAGAGCGGAGACCGCAAAAGCGCGGTGGATCGCCTGGCCCTCTACCCCGTCTTGAGGCGCGAGAAGCGCCTGATCGACGAATACGAGCCCCGGCGCCGGGACTACGACCGCGAGCTGGATGCCTGGAAGGCTTCCCGCGCCGATGCCCTGCGCAGCGGCGGCAAAGAGCGGAACAAGGCCGCCATTGCCCACGCCCTGGCGGAGGTAGGCGACGAACCCGAACCACCCCTGGCGCCGGTCCTGTTGTGTGGCGAGCCCACGCTCGAAGGCCTGGCGAAGCTGCTGATGGTGGGCCAGCCCAGCATGGGCCTGTTCAGCGCGGAAGGCGGGCAGTTCATCGGCGGGCATGGCATGAACGCGGATAACGCCCTCAAGACGTCGGCCGGACTCTCTTCCCTTTGGGATGGCACCCCCCTGGACCGTGTGCGCGCGGGGGATGGCGCTTCCAAGCTCTACGGCCGGCGCGTATCCGCCCACCTGATGATGCAACCCCGTGTGGCGGCGGCCCTGCTGGGGTCCGAACTGATCAACGAACAAGGGCTGTTGGCCCGGTTCCTGATTTGCCAGCCCGATAGCCTGGCCGGTAGCCGGGCGTATGTGGAGGGCAACCCCGAAGACGCCCCGGAGATCAGGACCTATACCGGCCGCCTGCTGACGCTGTTGGAAGCGCCCCTTCCCATTGGCGAGGGCGCGCGCAATGAGCTGGCGCCCCGAGACCTGCCCCTATCCCCACCCGCCCGGCGGCTCTGGATCGAGTTCCACAACGCGGTGGAAGTTGAGTTGGTGGGCGAGTTCGCCCCCATCAAGGCCTTCGCCGCCAAGGCCGCCGAACATGTGTTGCGCCTGGCCGGCGTGCTGGCCCTGGTGGAAGACCTGGGGGCGGCGGAGATTGACGAAGAAACCCTGGGCCGGGCAATCGTGCTGGGCCAGTTCTACCTGGCGGAGGCCTTGCGCCTGGTGGGCAGCGCCCAGGCGGACCCGGAGCTGATGGCCGCCCAGCGGCTCTATGACTGGCTGATCCAGCACGGCAAAGGATCCATAACCCTGGTGGAAATCTACCGCAACGGCCCCGCCCACGTGCGAAGCGCATCGCGGGCGCGGGAGCTGTTGCGGGTGTTGGAACTGCATGGCCACGTTTCCGCCTTGCCCGGCGGCCTGGAGTACGAAGGCACCACACGCCGCGAAGCCTATCGCGTGCATCGGGAGGGCGAGGCATGA
- a CDS encoding AlpA family phage regulatory protein, translating into MSRKTLSPATLVHLEKHGQARAVTLPATGFVRLSTILQILPIGRSTWWHWVKTGKAPAGVKIGANTTAWTVESIRELLAQYQHPKA; encoded by the coding sequence ATGTCCCGTAAGACACTCTCCCCCGCCACCCTGGTCCATCTTGAGAAGCACGGCCAGGCCCGCGCCGTCACCCTCCCCGCTACCGGCTTCGTCAGGCTCTCCACCATCCTGCAAATCCTGCCCATCGGGCGCAGCACATGGTGGCACTGGGTAAAGACTGGAAAGGCCCCGGCCGGCGTCAAGATCGGCGCCAATACCACGGCCTGGACGGTGGAATCCATCCGCGAGCTTCTCGCCCAATACCAGCATCCCAAGGCCTGA